In Panicum virgatum strain AP13 chromosome 5K, P.virgatum_v5, whole genome shotgun sequence, the genomic window TTGCGGGATCGACGGAGAGCGTAGGGGGAatgggcggatccggcggcgatgCGGCGAGAAGCCAGAGAACACGCTGGAAACGGCGATGGGCTCTCGACGGGTGCTGTTGCGCGGAGAACGTGGGCCGCACGTGGGAACCTGGTGCCCACGCGGGCCGTGCGGAGCAGGCTCGGCCCACTCGGGCCCATAAAGGCAGCAGGCCGGCGCGGGAGCCCAGGAGCCGCGCAGATTCCCACGTTCGCCAGCGCGATTCGGAGTTGTGCCCCCAGAATATTCCGTCAGCTGCGCCGGAAACGTGTAACCGCACGCGTCAACTCACTCTCGCAGACGGGTGGGCCCCGGAGAAGCTGCGTGACGTTGTGGCCACCTGTCAGTGAACGGTAGCTTTAGTCGTAGGCCGTAGCCGTAGGGCGATCTCATTGGTTGGGGCGTGTATTGATTGGTTGGATAGTCCGTTCCGTCGTGGTGATGGCGATTGAGGGGTGATGTCGTGACGGAAAGAAAAAGCGGGAGAGAGTGGAGAGACTGGAGAGAGGAGGTGGGGCGCAGGCGCAGCGCAGCCGCGCGGCACGGAGCGAGGAGCCGCACCGCCTCCGCTTCTTCTCCCCTGGAACCGTTGCTCGCTGCGTCGCTCGCACGCATATAGCGGGGAGCTGGGGAGTGGGGAGGGAAGTGGAGCAAGAAGAGTGTGGGCGAGAGGGGGAGGGACCACCGCTGCACCATGCGCCCTTCTTCTCTCTGTAAGTGATCATCCCCTCGATTGGCGGACTCTTTCTGATTTGTCGAATGCTCGCTGCAGTGCTCGGCAACTGCCCGCCGATCTGATAAACCCCGTGTCTCTGTACTGATTGCTGTAGATGATTAGGcgttctctatttttttttagcTTTGTGGGACCGCCTTAGCATTTTCAGGGGGGCGGCATTGAGTTGGCTGTTGGATGTAGAACGAGCTTGCTCTGAATTGCCTATCTGTTGCTATTTCTGTGTGTGTTTGGTATGCCTTTCTGAGATTGATATGGCTGGATCGGGTATAACGTGGATTTGGTGCCTTCGAGGCTGCTTAATAGGGAAATTGATGGGTTGGTGGGGGCAAATTAGATCATGGTACTAATTTCACACTGAACTACTGAAGAGATATACTCTGATGTGATAAGACTTGTTCTGATTTCATATGCCGCCCTATGTGGGAAAAGCTTTCCCTCTACTTGCATTTGCATTATGCACGTTGGTGTATCTCTAATTTATCTGCATCAACATCCCTTACAGGTTTTGTGCCTCTTTTTCTTCTGCTACAATTACATTTGGCATTTGCTAGACCTCTCTTTCCACTACCAAGTAAGACGaagaatgaagagaaaaggCCCATGCAGACGTTTCGGCCATATAACATTGCTCATCGTGGCTCAAACGGGGAAATTCCTGAAGAAACAGCTGCTGCATACCTGGTACTGCTTAGAAAATTGCAATCGCGTAAAATCATAGCAGGATttcattttttctattttgctAATGGAAAAAGAATTTTTTTCATAAGCAGATACACCTAAACACTAAAGGGGCTGCAGATATTGATCACTGCATATGACTATCGAATTCACATATGAAAAGTTTATAATTTTTTGTAGTGTACGGACAATATGTCATTATAAAATTGAAATTACActtaacagaaaaaaaaatcctattGCAGAGGGCTATTGAGGAAGGTGCAGATTTTATAGAGACTGACATCCTTGCTAGCAAAGATGGGGCCTTGATCTGTTTACATGATGTTACACTTGATGAAACAACTGATGTTGCCAAGCGTAAGGAGTTTGCCAATCGAAGAAGAACCTATGAAGTGGAGTGGTTTAATGTTACTGGATGGTTTGTAGGTTTGCATCTTACAACCAACCTTGATTCCTTCACTCATTTTGTTGCCATTGTAATTTCAATATCTACAACATGAAAAGTAATTAAGCAATAAGGATATAATAATGGGTGCAATGAGAATGATAAATGTTTTATTGATGGACTCGAACACTATTTACAGAAAATATATTGAAAAAATTCAACTTCATGTTGCTATAATGGGTGCAATGAGAATGATAAGTATTCTTGATTATTTAAACTAATATTGAAGTTTTGGTTTGTAGTGGACTTCACACTGGAGGAACTTAAAACACTTAAAGTGAAGCAGAGATACTCGTTCCGAGATCAACAGTACAATGGTATGGATACCCTTTGCATCTTTTTTATTATATTTGTTTCATGTGATCAGTGATACTTCGTCTTCTACGATCATGCTGTTGCTCTTTAAAGATCCTTGAAGCgattaatttttcatcacttgCCTCGCAAAATATTGTCATTTTTCTTCATGGAAGTATTTTGATATGTTTCTATTCATTGTAAAGAACATATCCTGTTGTAGCTTCGTAGCTATATGAGTGCAATAATATTCTTGGAAGGAATTCTGTTGTTTTAATTAGAGATCTCAGAAATGTATAGGATGTGATTTGTTGGCTCCTTTTTCCATAACATTTCTTCCCATCATCTAATACAATCTTATTTGTTGATTTAGCATAATTGTTATTTTTAATCAATTTCCTAGTTTATTTAGAACTAGTACAGCTATATTATTTGGTGTTTGACTTGACTTGAATAATGAGCACATTTCCATGAACTGGCATGAAAGAGTGTGATTTTGGATTAATAATAGCAATCCATTATTTTCCTGTCATGCAGGTATGTTTACAATCATCACATTTGAAGAATTCATTTCAATTGCCCTAGATGCGGACAGAACTGTCGGCGTATATCCAGAGATTAAAGATCCTGTTTTTATCAACAAGCATGTAAGTCCCCTTGTTCTTATGAAGAAATATGCACTTCATTATGATTTGCTGTATTCTCTAGTTATTTCACTGCCACCAAAAACGTCTGCTTAGATGTTACATACGAACGTTCTGTAGAATGATCGTAACAGCTGCTGGTTGCAAAACTTCGTCATTGTATTTTTTCCATGACTATGTAAGGAGCTAACTTCTCAATTTCTGGCGTAACATAATGAGTTCGCATTACTTTGCACAGGTGAAGTGGGCTGACGGAAAGAAGTTTGAGGACAAATTTGTGGATACCTTGCTTAAATATGGATACAAAGGTCAATACATGTCAGAGAATTGGATGAAGCAGCCATTATTTATACAATCCTTTGCTCCTACCTCCATTGTACATGTATCAAAATTGATTGACTCTCCCAAGATATTTTTGATTGATGATATAACAGTGAGAACACAAGACACGAACCAGGTACTAACCTTTTTGTAACAGTGTCTCTGACCCTTTTGAACCAATGCTATGAAAGAAAAACAGTTTGGATTAGGGGTGCAAGTGGAtaacccttaggtgcacctccaaccctctttagttcaaaatattgtaCTAGTTTTCCAAAACGATATATCATTTTGGAAAACTAGtacaatattttgaactaaagagggttggaggtgccccTAAGGGTCACCCATTGACACCCCTAGTTTGGATAGCAAAAAAACCAATCCTTGAGATTTTGGAGTTCATTATTTGCAACTTCAGTAGAGCATCTTTGGAGTTTGGATATTACTTATGCCATTTCTCATTTGCAGTCATACTGGGAAATCACTTCAGATGACTACCTTGCATACATTGGGAAATATGTAGTCGGCCTTGGTCCATGGAAAGATACCATTGTTCCGGCTGCAGGAAACTACTTGATGCCACCAAGTGATCTTGTTGCACGGGCACATGCTCATAATCTACAGGTACACCATTTGTTTGTAGGCAACGTATGCTATGCAAACCACCTTCGTATGGAAACTATGGAAACTCCAATCTGGACCACCGGATCAAGATCCTAGGGAGGGCGCATGGGgagtgggaggggggatttgcaaaagtgtgattatctAATCCAAAGGCgggcggttaattgtaaaattacccccCTCCTCATGCCCCTTGGATCTTGATCCTGTGGTACAGATtggagttttcatagtttgcatacGAAGGTGGTTTGCATAGCATACGTTGCCTTGTTTGTAACCATTGCAATTATCTTGAGGTTTTACATGGATTGTTGTAGAGTAATTGATGCTAGTTGGACCAACTTCCATTTGTTAACTGCCGTCTTCTAGGTTCGTCATCTGGTCACCGGTAACCAGAAGTATCCTATTAAACGTCATGGCTGCCTTTGTAGTTCCAGTATCATGTACATCAACTAAAACTCTGGCCAATCACTGAATGAATTGGGTTGGGACACAACACGTCACCTAGCTGCCAACACCTTCAACAAAGCACATGCCTCTTTTTTTAAGGTTACTGACAGCTGTGTCCTGATCCCCACCTTGTCCTATGTGTTGAATTGGTAGGAGTGAACTCCGTTCCCCAGTAACAAGTGGTCTTGTTTAGTCTAATTCTGGTTGAATTAGTCACTTTGGTGAGCTCTCATTAAAGTGTTTAGCTATGCATTACGGTGCAAACTTTCTGCTGCAAAGAACATGTGGACCAAATTATTACGCTGCTATGCGCACCTTTTTTACACTTGCTTTGTCCCACAATGTGTTTCAAATAATATGTACCCCGAAACATGTTAAATGGTAGTCTGTTCATCTGTT contains:
- the LOC120708145 gene encoding glycerophosphodiester phosphodiesterase GDPD6-like, whose translation is MRPSSLCFVPLFLLLQLHLAFARPLFPLPSKTKNEEKRPMQTFRPYNIAHRGSNGEIPEETAAAYLRAIEEGADFIETDILASKDGALICLHDVTLDETTDVAKRKEFANRRRTYEVEWFNVTGWFVVDFTLEELKTLKVKQRYSFRDQQYNGMFTIITFEEFISIALDADRTVGVYPEIKDPVFINKHVKWADGKKFEDKFVDTLLKYGYKGQYMSENWMKQPLFIQSFAPTSIVHVSKLIDSPKIFLIDDITVRTQDTNQSYWEITSDDYLAYIGKYVVGLGPWKDTIVPAAGNYLMPPSDLVARAHAHNLQVHPYTYRNENKFLHFNFHQDPYAEYDFWINTVGVDGLFTDFTRTLHRYQELTSPHQKDETANSLLVRISGSMSLSVLTGKEPVLDKEDFRPHNLSQGRMETAAAAAAVARPPECGSAGGLLSGTRTSLLPRRRSPRAAAFPAGAAASFSTASLKRPPGIQRHGPQVVCAARRRRADIQSDTYVLIEPGMDEEFVSREELETRLKGWLERWPGEALPPDLARFDTVDDAVSYLVRSVCVLEIDGDVGSVQWYQVEVE